From a region of the Helianthus annuus cultivar XRQ/B chromosome 5, HanXRQr2.0-SUNRISE, whole genome shotgun sequence genome:
- the LOC110943863 gene encoding uncharacterized protein LOC110943863 — protein MVAHTRSLSRGKGKTNLEPDVICVSSGTRSRRQRNSHVACVLFDSTEEDVTPPRANIKRQITKRKQTDYCGSPTKKRKKHRQPAQQQIPALNTRSSPKQLFSAMMVLSDRQKESIKAMGFGGLLGLSVNGIPEKLAFHVVDSFDAKSMTLNIGNASLVVDAGLISKLLGIRNTGLRFADVEVAKTLPPSLKAWRARFPPTTYIAPSLISAEIQKDTYSDMAFFRTDFALLFLTAMGSSQQNGYVKDKILKRLTAETRYEDYNWCEFIIECLRKCKKKWRPSDPKCCWVGPLTVLTLLYVDCTQQPACNTGVGVRALHYWTKDLLTRRQDYEIANGGFGRGRVKPLSEAPAENGGAEQASIVDEWLQELAALRSKIEKTLSDRLNLDPDNEDHRRLKRKYLEVLDVLPCLPDEGLETFEEGDMLNRTAGGSSSPPSALAEGVEQAAQDDTNVASDSADEYEECNLNVLIAGIAKTAVEGDGASLRDVSIVCDTFPGTRGAAGGDDADDGADEPDMGNVGAVTACSGGAGYKQAESLEGVNHGEDQLAVDSQGTVSLGDNSQVDASVPVETRVGRSDVESPTNVGKSGNEKRLG, from the exons ATGGTTGCACATACCAGAAGCTTGAGCCGGGGGAAGGGGAAGACAAATTTAGAACCAGATGTTATATGCGTTAGTTCCG GCACGAGGTCCCGGCGTCAGCGCAATAGTCATGTCGCTTGTGTGCTCTTTGACTCGACCGAAGAAGATGTCACGCCCCCACGGGCGAACATCAAACGGCAGATAACGAAGCGGAAGCAAACGGACTATTGTGGCTCCCCGACGAAAAAGAGGAAGAAACACAGACAACCAGCACAACAACAGATTCCAGCGTTGAATACACGATCTTCCCCGAAGCAATTATTCAGTGCCATGATGGTTTTAAGTGATCGTCAGAAAGAGTCTATTAAGGCAATGGGTTTCGGGGGCTTGTTAGGTCTGAGTGTCAATGGGATTCCTGAGAAGTTAGCCTTCCATGTGGTGGATAGTTTTGATGCGAAGTCGATGACGTTAAACATAGGTAACGCCAGCCTGGTGGTTGACGCGGGGTTGATTAGCAAATTGTTAGGGATACGAAACACAGGTTTGAGGTTTGCTGATGTCGAGGTAGCCAAGACGCTTCCTCCATCGTTGAAGGCGTGGCGGGCACGCTTCCCACCAACAACTTACATAGCCCCTTCACTGATTTCGGCCGAAATACAGAAGGACACGTATTCGGACATGGCGTTTTTTCGTACCGATTTTGCCTTGCTTTTCCTCACTGCGATGGGCAGTTCACAGCAGAACGGTTATGTCAAAGACAAGATTTTGAAGCGTTTGACAGCGGAAACAAGATACGAAGATTACAATTGGTGTGAATTCATTATCGAGTGTTTGAGGAAGTGTAAGAAAAAATGGAGGCCATCGGACCCCAAGTGTTGCTGGGTTGGGCCGTTGACGGTCCTGACG TTGTTGTATGTAGACTGCACGCAGCAGCCAGCGTGCAACACCGGCGTTGGGGTCCGCGCACTTCATTACTGGACAAAAGATCTTTTGACGCGTCGTCAGGACTACGAGATAGCGAACGGAGGGTTCGGGCGTGGACGGGTGAAACCTCTAAGTGAGGCCCCAGCTGAAAACGGTGGAGCTGAACAG GCGAGCATTGTGGATGAATGGTTACAAGAGTTAGCTGCTTTAAGGTCCAAAATAGAGAAGACCTTAAGCGATCGGTTGAACCTGGATCCGGACAACGAGGATCATAGGAGGTTGAAGCGGAAATACCTCGAAGTGTTAGACGTGTTGCCATGTCTGCCGGATGAGGGATTAGAGACCTTCGAGGAAGGCGACATGCTGAATAGAACAGCCGGGGGTTCTTCCAGCCCTCCGTCTGCCCTAGCAG AGGGGGTTGAGCAAGCGGCGCAAGACGACACAAATGTTGCTTCTGATTCTGCCGACGAATACGAAGAGTGTAATTTAAATGTGTTGATAGCAGGTATCGCCAAAACCGCAGTAGAGGGGGACGGCGCGAGCCTGAGAGATGTAAGCATAGTCTGTGACACCTTTCCAG GGACACGTGGCGCTGCGGGTGGAGACGATGCCGACGATGGCGCCGATGAACCAGATATGGGCAATGTTGGGGCTGTTACCGCATGTAGTGGCGGTGCTGGGTACAAGCAGGCTGAAAGTTTGGAGGGGGTGAATCACGGGGAAGACCAGTTGGCGGTTGACAGCCAGGGTACAGTGAGCTTGGGGGATAATAGTCAAGTCGATGCTAGCGTGCCGGTCGAGACGAGAGTGGGGCGCTCGGATGTTGAGAGCCCGACGAATGTTGGCAAGTCAGGTAACGAAAAAAG